The Azotosporobacter soli genome contains a region encoding:
- a CDS encoding LysR family transcriptional regulator, protein MKDVSFELYKVFYHVASLGSFSAAAARLFLSQSAISQSIKSLEEQLGVQLLWRNSRQVSLTQSGELLYSHVEQAFQLLKTGERSLLELTTLEQGELSIGASDTLCKYHLLPFLQQFHRRFPRIRLKIISRPSPVCVDLLTKGQVDVVAVNLPHAGSYPHTILHHRFPLQDAFVGGPRFRHLQARALTLQELAQLPLLTLESGTGTRRFLDHLFTSQGLQPQPEIELDSLDLLLDLAEIDLGITFASREHLSSRLKNETLFLLPVDTPIPPREWGLLAHSRLPLPPAALEFLRLFEG, encoded by the coding sequence ATGAAAGACGTCAGCTTTGAGTTATACAAAGTTTTTTATCACGTCGCCTCATTAGGCAGTTTTTCCGCTGCCGCCGCCCGCTTGTTTCTCTCGCAATCGGCGATCAGCCAATCCATTAAATCGCTGGAAGAACAGCTTGGCGTCCAGCTGCTCTGGCGCAACAGCCGTCAGGTGTCGCTGACGCAGTCCGGCGAACTTCTCTACTCGCATGTGGAGCAAGCCTTTCAACTATTAAAAACAGGCGAACGCTCTTTGCTCGAATTGACGACCTTGGAACAGGGCGAACTATCAATCGGCGCAAGCGATACGCTTTGCAAATATCACCTGCTCCCTTTTTTACAGCAGTTTCATCGTCGTTTCCCGCGCATTCGACTTAAGATCATCAGCCGCCCCTCTCCTGTTTGCGTCGACCTGCTGACGAAAGGTCAGGTGGACGTCGTCGCGGTGAATCTGCCGCATGCCGGTTCTTATCCGCATACGATTTTGCACCATCGCTTTCCGCTTCAGGATGCGTTTGTCGGCGGCCCTCGCTTTCGTCACCTTCAAGCCCGCGCACTGACGCTTCAAGAGCTCGCGCAGTTACCGCTTCTGACGCTCGAATCCGGCACCGGTACGCGTCGTTTCCTCGACCATCTCTTCACCAGCCAGGGACTACAGCCTCAGCCGGAGATCGAACTTGACAGTCTCGATCTGTTGCTCGATTTGGCGGAAATCGATCTGGGCATCACTTTCGCCAGCCGCGAACATCTGAGCAGCCGTCTGAAAAACGAAACGCTGTTTCTCTTGCCCGTCGATACGCCGATTCCGCCGCGCGAATGGGGCCTTTTGGCGCACAGCCGTCTGCCTCTGCCTCCGGCGGCCCTGGAATTTCTTCGCCTCTTTGAAGGATAA
- a CDS encoding Nramp family divalent metal transporter gives MFSFLRENHGLDIRAREILRYIGPGILVTVGFIDPGNWASNLAAGAGYGYKLLWMVTLSTIMLIILQHNVAHLGIATGLCLSEAATQHLKPWLSRSVLLTAVAASVATAMAEILGAGIALTMLFHVPLKIACVLAAFLCAWLLWSNSYKKLERLIMLFVSLIGFSFLYELSLVQVDWGQAATGWVVPVIPDGSMAVVMSVLGAVVMPHNLFLHSEIIQSRQWNLEDEAVIQRQLKYEFADTLIAMLIGWAINSAMILMAATVFFSSGVAVEELQQAKDLLQPLLGSSAALVFALALLFSGVSSTVTAGMAGGSIFAGMFNEPYDIKDRHSLLGVSLTYVLALLVILFIDSPFEGLVYSQVALSIQLPWTIFLQVYLTSSTKVMGKYANGRWLKYLLWLVAAIVSGLNIMLLQDILKEMLA, from the coding sequence ATGTTTTCTTTTTTACGCGAAAATCATGGACTTGATATTAGGGCGCGTGAAATATTGCGTTATATCGGGCCGGGCATACTGGTTACGGTTGGGTTTATCGATCCTGGAAACTGGGCGTCGAACTTGGCGGCTGGCGCCGGATACGGCTATAAGCTGCTGTGGATGGTGACGCTGTCGACAATTATGCTGATTATCTTGCAGCATAACGTCGCCCATTTAGGAATTGCCACCGGACTGTGCCTGTCGGAAGCGGCGACGCAGCATTTGAAGCCGTGGCTGTCTCGCTCTGTTTTGCTTACCGCGGTTGCTGCGTCAGTGGCGACCGCTATGGCGGAGATATTGGGTGCCGGCATTGCGCTGACGATGCTCTTTCATGTGCCGCTAAAAATCGCCTGCGTTCTTGCTGCGTTTTTGTGCGCGTGGCTGCTCTGGTCGAATTCTTATAAAAAATTGGAACGTCTGATCATGCTTTTTGTTTCTTTGATTGGCTTTTCGTTTCTCTATGAACTCAGTCTGGTTCAGGTTGATTGGGGCCAGGCGGCGACAGGCTGGGTCGTGCCGGTGATACCGGATGGCTCGATGGCTGTTGTTATGAGCGTGCTTGGCGCGGTTGTGATGCCGCATAATCTTTTTTTGCATTCGGAAATCATTCAAAGTCGGCAGTGGAACTTGGAAGACGAAGCTGTCATCCAACGCCAGTTAAAGTATGAATTTGCCGATACGTTAATAGCCATGCTGATCGGCTGGGCGATCAACAGTGCGATGATCTTGATGGCGGCGACCGTGTTTTTTTCCAGCGGTGTTGCGGTCGAGGAGCTACAACAGGCTAAAGATCTTCTGCAGCCTTTGCTTGGCAGCTCTGCGGCTCTGGTTTTCGCCCTGGCGCTTTTGTTTTCCGGGGTATCCTCGACCGTGACCGCAGGAATGGCAGGCGGCAGCATTTTTGCAGGGATGTTCAATGAACCCTATGACATAAAAGACCGGCATTCGTTGCTTGGCGTTTCATTAACCTATGTGCTGGCGTTGCTCGTGATCCTCTTTATCGACAGTCCGTTCGAGGGTCTGGTGTATTCACAGGTAGCGCTGAGCATTCAATTGCCATGGACTATTTTTCTTCAGGTCTATTTGACTTCTTCTACGAAGGTTATGGGGAAATACGCCAATGGCCGCTGGCTGAAATATTTATTGTGGCTGGTTGCAGCGATTGTCAGCGGTTTGAATATTATGCTATTGCAGGACATTCTTAAGGAGATGCTTGCTTAG
- the speD gene encoding adenosylmethionine decarboxylase → MEIKSFKKLKLYGFNNLTKTLSFNMYDICYAKSPEHRQAYIEYIDEEYNAERLTRILTEVTHMIGANILNIAKQDYDPQGASVTVLISEGKVEEAEGNGEAAPEDPKSEAVVAHLDKSHITVHTYPESHPEAGISTFRADIDVSTCGEISPLKALNYLLSCFSADIAIVDYRVRGFTRDVNGKKYYIDHKINSIQNYIKPETREQYQMIDVNVYQENIFHTKMLLKEFDLDNYLFGTAKSELLPGEKKKIKQSLKREMAEIFYGRNIPKV, encoded by the coding sequence TTGGAAATCAAGTCCTTCAAAAAACTCAAGCTGTATGGGTTCAATAATTTGACGAAGACCCTCAGTTTCAATATGTACGATATCTGTTATGCCAAAAGTCCGGAACATCGTCAGGCTTATATCGAGTACATCGATGAAGAGTACAATGCAGAACGATTGACCAGGATTTTGACGGAAGTTACGCATATGATCGGGGCGAACATTCTCAACATTGCAAAACAGGACTATGATCCGCAGGGCGCCAGTGTGACCGTGCTGATCTCAGAAGGCAAGGTTGAAGAGGCGGAGGGGAATGGAGAAGCCGCGCCGGAAGATCCGAAATCGGAGGCGGTCGTAGCCCATCTCGACAAGAGCCATATCACGGTGCACACCTATCCGGAGAGCCATCCGGAAGCGGGTATCAGCACATTCCGGGCCGATATTGACGTATCGACCTGCGGCGAAATCTCGCCGCTCAAAGCGCTTAACTACTTGCTCTCCTGTTTTTCCGCGGACATCGCAATCGTCGATTATCGCGTGCGCGGTTTTACACGCGACGTAAACGGCAAAAAATATTACATCGATCACAAAATCAATTCGATCCAAAATTACATCAAACCGGAAACGCGCGAGCAGTATCAAATGATCGATGTGAATGTGTATCAGGAAAATATTTTTCACACGAAAATGCTGTTGAAAGAATTTGACTTGGATAATTATTTATTCGGTACGGCGAAGAGCGAACTGTTGCCGGGTGAAAAGAAAAAGATAAAGCAAAGCCTGAAACGCGAAATGGCCGAGATATTCTACGGCCGGAATATTCCCAAGGTATGA
- the panB gene encoding 3-methyl-2-oxobutanoate hydroxymethyltransferase has protein sequence MNKRVTTTTIRERKTAGTPITMLTAYDFSMAQMLDGAGIDMLLVGDSLGNVVLGYDSTLPVTMEDIIHHVKAVCRGAQRAMVVADMPFMSYQISPQEALKNAGRLIKEGGAQAVKLEGGKEVADAVRAIVAAGIPVVGHLGLTPQSVHALGGFRVQGKDEAAAQKMLDDARLLAECGAFSLVLECVPSALAKRITAALPIPTIGIGAGCDCDGQVLVTQDLLGMYDGFTPKFVKQYATLHVQAAQAVAAYRDEVSQRAFPAPEHGFMMDDGILEKLY, from the coding sequence ATGAATAAGCGGGTGACGACGACAACGATACGAGAGAGAAAAACAGCGGGGACGCCGATTACGATGCTGACGGCCTATGATTTTTCGATGGCGCAGATGCTTGATGGCGCGGGGATCGATATGCTTTTGGTCGGTGATTCGTTGGGTAACGTGGTGTTGGGGTATGACTCGACGCTGCCGGTAACGATGGAAGATATTATTCATCATGTCAAGGCGGTATGCCGCGGCGCACAGCGGGCGATGGTGGTAGCGGATATGCCGTTCATGTCGTATCAGATATCGCCGCAGGAAGCACTCAAGAATGCAGGGCGTCTGATCAAGGAAGGCGGTGCGCAGGCGGTAAAATTGGAAGGGGGCAAAGAGGTCGCCGATGCCGTAAGGGCGATTGTCGCCGCCGGAATTCCGGTCGTCGGTCATCTGGGACTGACGCCGCAATCGGTGCATGCGCTGGGCGGTTTTCGTGTGCAGGGCAAGGATGAGGCGGCTGCGCAAAAAATGCTCGATGATGCCAGGCTGCTTGCGGAGTGCGGTGCCTTTTCGCTGGTCTTGGAATGCGTGCCGTCTGCTTTGGCGAAACGGATTACCGCGGCGCTCCCGATTCCGACAATCGGCATCGGCGCCGGTTGCGACTGCGACGGACAGGTGCTGGTGACGCAGGATCTGCTCGGCATGTACGATGGTTTTACGCCCAAATTCGTCAAACAGTACGCGACGCTTCATGTTCAGGCGGCTCAGGCTGTCGCCGCATACCGCGATGAAGTGTCGCAGAGGGCATTTCCGGCACCGGAACACGGTTTTATGATGGATGACGGTATTTTGGAAAAACTGTATTAA
- the panC gene encoding pantoate--beta-alanine ligase → MKIIETIAEMRQFVREQRGAGKTIGFVPTMGALHQGHQELFHKAGERCDIVVASIFVNPMQFGVNEDLAAYPRDSEGDARKAAAVGVAALFLPRVEEMYPTGYATQVDVLGITDLLCGKSRPGHFRGVATVVTKLFNIVQPDVAFFGQKDAQQVLVLKRMAADLNMALEIEVVPIVREADGLALSSRNAYLNAKERQAALSLSRSLALAKQEFAAGRRSVQELKQLILEELSKETLAVIDYVEVYSYPDLAKTETVAGQAIVALAVRFGATRLIDNLILGGTEGCY, encoded by the coding sequence ATGAAAATAATTGAAACGATTGCAGAAATGAGGCAGTTTGTGAGAGAACAGCGCGGGGCGGGAAAAACAATCGGATTTGTGCCCACAATGGGCGCCTTGCATCAAGGGCATCAGGAGCTTTTTCACAAGGCGGGCGAACGCTGCGACATCGTCGTGGCAAGCATTTTCGTCAATCCGATGCAATTCGGCGTCAATGAGGATTTGGCAGCTTATCCGCGCGACAGCGAGGGTGATGCGCGAAAAGCTGCCGCCGTCGGCGTGGCGGCGCTCTTTTTGCCGCGGGTGGAAGAGATGTATCCGACTGGGTATGCGACGCAGGTCGATGTTCTCGGGATTACCGATTTGCTCTGCGGCAAATCGCGTCCGGGACATTTTCGCGGCGTAGCGACAGTGGTGACCAAGCTGTTTAACATCGTCCAGCCGGATGTGGCCTTCTTCGGGCAAAAAGATGCGCAGCAGGTGCTTGTCTTAAAACGTATGGCGGCGGATCTGAATATGGCGCTGGAAATCGAAGTTGTACCGATCGTTCGGGAAGCGGACGGGCTTGCGTTGAGTTCGCGCAATGCCTATCTTAACGCCAAAGAGCGTCAGGCTGCGTTGAGCCTTTCACGCAGCTTGGCTTTAGCGAAGCAAGAATTTGCTGCCGGAAGACGCAGTGTTCAGGAACTCAAGCAACTGATTCTGGAGGAGCTTAGCAAAGAAACGCTGGCCGTCATCGATTATGTTGAAGTGTATTCGTATCCGGATTTGGCGAAAACGGAAACTGTGGCTGGCCAGGCAATTGTTGCGCTTGCCGTGCGTTTTGGCGCAACGCGTCTGATTGATAATCTGATTCTGGGAGGGACTGAAGGATGTTATTAA
- a CDS encoding uracil-DNA glycosylase, with product MKRLYESTEKLEKELLACVACPLAQAGNRGATSWNGDVAAQLAIVGEGPGQVEDEYGVPLVGPSGQLLDKALHSVGVTRDRIYTTNVIKCRPKGNRTPTLEESCFCALRWLDEEMACVKPKVIIALGSVALKYLKGEEARITRDRGNWFETKYGIPAIATYHPAYLLRQSGKELVKAKWQVYYDFQAAVERVASLVPECKLKSEEAPKLLEIYTERRAARCK from the coding sequence ATGAAGCGATTGTACGAATCAACGGAAAAACTGGAAAAAGAGCTGTTGGCTTGCGTGGCCTGTCCATTGGCGCAGGCGGGGAACCGGGGCGCGACTTCCTGGAATGGGGATGTTGCGGCGCAGCTTGCGATCGTCGGCGAAGGGCCGGGACAGGTCGAGGATGAATACGGCGTACCGCTGGTGGGACCGTCCGGGCAGCTGCTTGATAAAGCGTTGCATAGCGTCGGCGTCACGCGTGACCGGATATATACGACGAATGTAATCAAGTGCCGGCCGAAAGGTAATCGCACGCCGACGCTAGAAGAAAGCTGCTTTTGCGCGCTGCGCTGGCTGGATGAGGAAATGGCCTGCGTCAAGCCTAAGGTCATTATTGCACTTGGCAGCGTGGCTTTGAAGTATCTGAAGGGAGAGGAAGCGCGGATTACGCGTGACCGGGGAAACTGGTTCGAAACGAAGTACGGCATTCCGGCGATCGCTACGTATCACCCGGCCTATCTGCTGCGCCAAAGCGGAAAAGAACTGGTCAAGGCGAAATGGCAGGTTTATTATGATTTTCAGGCTGCGGTAGAGCGCGTTGCCTCTCTTGTGCCTGAATGTAAGCTAAAGAGTGAAGAAGCGCCGAAGCTGCTGGAAATCTATACCGAGCGTCGTGCTGCACGGTGCAAATAG
- a CDS encoding ECF transporter S component, which translates to MVREDNKTKYLTKVAMLSAIAVLLMYIEVPVPLMPGFLKLDASELPAVIGAFALGPLGGIWIEMIKNLLHGMNSQTMGIGETANFLVGVSFVVPSSLLYRRSRTTKGAILALTAGTMTMVFTASLLNYFVLLPLYQLALHFPLEKVVALGSAANPKVVDLASFIAWAIAPFNLLKGVAVSLLTLAVYRRVAPIVCQRG; encoded by the coding sequence ATGGTGAGAGAGGACAACAAGACGAAGTATTTGACGAAGGTGGCGATGCTATCGGCGATTGCCGTCTTATTGATGTATATCGAAGTGCCTGTGCCGTTGATGCCTGGTTTTTTAAAACTGGATGCAAGTGAACTTCCAGCGGTGATTGGCGCTTTTGCGCTTGGACCGCTCGGCGGGATTTGGATTGAAATGATCAAAAATTTGCTGCACGGCATGAACTCGCAAACGATGGGGATCGGGGAAACGGCTAATTTTTTAGTCGGCGTTTCGTTTGTCGTACCGTCCAGTCTGCTCTACAGGCGCAGTCGGACAACAAAAGGAGCGATACTGGCATTGACCGCAGGTACAATGACCATGGTCTTTACCGCATCGCTCTTAAATTATTTCGTATTATTGCCGCTTTACCAGCTGGCACTGCATTTTCCGCTCGAAAAAGTCGTAGCGCTGGGCAGCGCCGCCAATCCGAAGGTGGTTGACCTTGCCAGTTTCATCGCATGGGCAATCGCGCCGTTTAATCTGTTAAAAGGAGTTGCCGTTTCCCTTCTGACACTGGCGGTATATCGCCGGGTGGCGCCGATCGTTTGTCAACGCGGCTAA
- a CDS encoding YhcH/YjgK/YiaL family protein, which yields MIFGVLHELERDRQWLPAALVTGLDYLARTDLAALPLGKHLIQGEDIFVSVSEYETEPWKDKRPEAHQRYLDIQCLGRGVEIIGWRPAGDDLVVEEDRLAEADLLFFRPPTGESEILLESDRYGIFWPGEVHRPGCALTEPLKVKKIVVKVAAKLLCR from the coding sequence ATGATCTTTGGCGTATTGCATGAACTGGAGCGTGACAGGCAGTGGCTGCCGGCGGCGTTGGTGACCGGTCTTGACTATCTGGCCAGGACGGATTTGGCGGCGTTGCCGCTTGGGAAGCATCTGATCCAGGGGGAAGATATCTTCGTCTCCGTTTCTGAATATGAAACCGAACCGTGGAAAGACAAACGGCCGGAAGCCCATCAGCGTTATCTCGATATTCAGTGTCTCGGACGCGGTGTGGAAATCATCGGTTGGCGTCCGGCGGGCGATGATCTTGTCGTCGAGGAAGATCGGCTGGCAGAGGCGGATTTGCTATTTTTTCGACCGCCGACAGGTGAAAGTGAAATATTACTCGAATCAGACCGTTATGGCATATTCTGGCCGGGCGAAGTGCATCGTCCGGGCTGTGCGCTTACAGAGCCGCTAAAGGTGAAAAAAATAGTCGTAAAGGTCGCGGCAAAGCTTCTCTGCAGATAA
- a CDS encoding YitT family protein: protein MKRIRYTLARQAKRYLIIAAASLLAAAAVNLFLIPHQMLSGGLGGIAIILYLLFKWPVGLLVGMMNVPLFVASYRLLDKQSVIIGLYGMLAFSFSLDATAFLVPYSVTDDILLAALCGGAASGFGYGLVFRAGGHGGGADLIAILVKKYYAFDIGVVIFIINFILMTTSAFLFGFKPAMYTLLSMYVTSAVTDKVIEGFNRKKTVTIISDNCDEIATAILQEIGRGVTFLHGEGAFTQQERKVILVVVTLTQVAKIKFIIENIDPKSFMFIQDAAEVSGRGFTLPLPRRQKTKESVETSAPLRD from the coding sequence ATGAAACGCATTCGTTACACTTTGGCCAGACAGGCCAAGCGCTACCTGATCATAGCTGCCGCTTCCCTTTTAGCCGCCGCAGCCGTCAATCTCTTTTTGATTCCGCATCAGATGTTGAGCGGCGGATTGGGCGGCATCGCCATCATTCTCTATCTGCTCTTCAAATGGCCGGTCGGCTTGTTGGTCGGCATGATGAACGTACCTTTGTTTGTCGCCTCCTACCGCCTGCTCGATAAGCAATCGGTCATCATCGGTCTGTACGGCATGCTCGCGTTTTCCTTTTCGCTCGATGCGACTGCTTTTCTTGTCCCTTACAGCGTGACGGATGACATTTTATTGGCCGCCTTATGCGGCGGCGCCGCCAGCGGTTTCGGCTACGGACTCGTTTTTCGCGCCGGAGGGCACGGCGGGGGCGCAGATCTGATCGCCATTTTGGTAAAAAAATACTACGCCTTTGACATCGGCGTAGTTATCTTCATTATCAATTTTATCTTGATGACCACTTCCGCTTTCTTGTTCGGCTTTAAACCGGCGATGTACACTTTGCTTTCCATGTACGTCACTTCAGCTGTCACCGATAAGGTCATCGAAGGATTCAACCGCAAAAAAACCGTGACGATCATTTCTGACAACTGTGATGAAATCGCTACTGCGATTCTGCAAGAAATCGGCCGCGGCGTCACCTTTTTGCATGGCGAAGGCGCTTTCACGCAACAAGAGCGTAAAGTTATTTTAGTCGTCGTCACTTTGACGCAGGTCGCCAAAATAAAGTTCATCATCGAGAACATCGATCCAAAGTCTTTTATGTTTATCCAAGATGCCGCCGAAGTCAGCGGACGCGGCTTTACCTTACCGCTGCCGAGACGCCAAAAAACGAAAGAGTCTGTCGAAACTTCCGCTCCGCTGCGCGATTAG
- the panD gene encoding aspartate 1-decarboxylase: MLLTLLKAKLHCATVTEANLNYVGSITIAEDLLEAAGIFANERVQVVNNNNGSRLETYAIKGPRNSGVICLNGAAARWAQPGDIVIIMAYALMEESEAKSFRPTVVLLNENNAIGEIRRSEIHGDSV, translated from the coding sequence ATGTTATTAACCTTGCTGAAAGCGAAACTGCACTGCGCGACGGTTACGGAAGCCAATCTGAATTATGTCGGCAGCATCACGATTGCGGAAGATCTGTTGGAGGCGGCCGGAATTTTCGCCAATGAACGGGTGCAGGTCGTCAACAACAACAATGGCAGCCGTTTGGAGACATACGCGATCAAGGGGCCACGCAATTCTGGGGTCATCTGCCTGAATGGAGCGGCGGCGCGCTGGGCGCAGCCGGGCGACATCGTGATTATCATGGCGTATGCGTTAATGGAGGAAAGCGAGGCGAAAAGCTTCCGGCCTACTGTCGTGCTTCTAAATGAAAACAACGCGATCGGCGAAATCAGGCGAAGCGAAATTCACGGCGACAGCGTCTAA
- a CDS encoding DUF4870 domain-containing protein — MNTSITAEQKLLAVLAHISYFLGGLGFILAPLLIFLLRRDDPFVYEHARQALVAHLTVLVLTAGVFLLSFLLIGLLLMPLLAVVWLALLVTSILASIRAADGAAYRYPLIQALVRRIQ, encoded by the coding sequence ATGAATACTTCCATTACTGCCGAACAAAAACTGTTGGCTGTCTTAGCCCATATTTCTTATTTCTTGGGTGGACTCGGTTTCATTCTTGCTCCACTGCTGATCTTTCTTCTGCGCCGTGACGATCCGTTCGTCTATGAGCACGCACGCCAAGCTTTGGTCGCTCATCTGACCGTTTTGGTTCTTACCGCCGGCGTGTTCCTGCTTTCCTTTCTGCTAATCGGACTTCTCTTAATGCCTCTTCTGGCGGTCGTTTGGCTGGCATTGCTCGTCACATCGATTTTGGCTTCGATACGCGCCGCCGACGGCGCTGCGTACCGCTACCCTTTGATTCAAGCTTTGGTGCGTCGCATCCAATAG
- a CDS encoding Rossmann-like and DUF2520 domain-containing protein, whose protein sequence is MTLTIAVIGAGKVGSALARALQISGCDIAAVFSRRRSCAERLAQEVGATVTNCAAEAAALADVVLLATPDAVIADVAEELRSAGCLREGQSVLHMAGALGGEPLASLAGGPASLGCLHPLQTFAGGEAKEAFQNVFFAIDGDPEACACAGRLVEMLDGRAFQLPETERSRYHAAACMVSNYLVVLVQWAVRRYGEFGLAEADALPALLPLIRGTVLNLQRVGTEKALTGPISRGDAATVAAHLAVLPDGLEREIYQVLGRGALAPLVEKQRLTTDVCKEIAGLLENQRRI, encoded by the coding sequence GTGACGTTAACCATTGCCGTCATTGGCGCTGGAAAAGTTGGCAGCGCGTTGGCGCGCGCTTTGCAGATTTCGGGCTGCGATATCGCGGCTGTTTTCAGTCGGCGTCGCTCCTGTGCGGAGCGCCTGGCTCAGGAAGTGGGGGCGACGGTGACGAATTGCGCCGCCGAAGCCGCGGCGCTGGCTGACGTTGTGCTGCTGGCAACTCCGGACGCGGTTATCGCTGATGTGGCGGAAGAATTGCGCAGCGCAGGCTGTCTGCGCGAAGGGCAGAGCGTACTGCACATGGCGGGCGCGCTTGGCGGCGAACCGCTTGCTTCTTTGGCAGGCGGCCCGGCGAGCCTCGGCTGCCTGCATCCGCTGCAGACTTTTGCCGGAGGTGAAGCGAAGGAGGCATTTCAGAATGTCTTTTTTGCCATAGACGGCGATCCGGAGGCGTGCGCGTGTGCCGGGAGGTTGGTTGAAATGCTGGACGGTCGGGCGTTTCAACTGCCGGAAACAGAGCGTTCGCGCTACCATGCGGCGGCTTGCATGGTTTCCAATTATCTGGTCGTACTTGTGCAGTGGGCGGTGAGACGCTACGGCGAATTTGGCCTTGCAGAAGCAGACGCGCTGCCTGCGCTGCTGCCTCTTATTCGGGGGACTGTGTTGAATTTGCAGCGCGTCGGTACGGAAAAAGCCTTAACCGGACCGATCAGCCGCGGCGATGCGGCGACGGTAGCGGCGCATTTGGCGGTACTGCCGGATGGGTTGGAGCGGGAAATTTATCAGGTGCTGGGCCGCGGCGCATTGGCGCCGCTTGTTGAGAAGCAGCGCCTTACGACAGACGTTTGCAAAGAAATTGCCGGACTGCTAGAAAATCAAAGGAGGATTTGA